A single genomic interval of Natronoarchaeum philippinense harbors:
- a CDS encoding 4a-hydroxytetrahydrobiopterin dehydratase: protein MADLLSDDEIAEQLPEEWERDGDEVVRVYEFDDYLRGVTFAQMVGEIAEAEFHHPTIEIRYKEVEVRFTSHEEGGITDQDIHMAELIENEH, encoded by the coding sequence ATGGCCGACCTGCTATCGGACGACGAGATCGCGGAACAGTTGCCCGAAGAATGGGAGCGCGACGGCGACGAGGTCGTTCGCGTCTACGAGTTCGACGACTACCTCCGCGGCGTCACGTTCGCCCAGATGGTCGGCGAGATCGCCGAAGCGGAGTTCCACCACCCGACGATCGAGATCCGCTACAAGGAAGTCGAGGTCCGCTTTACCAGCCACGAGGAGGGCGGCATCACGGACCAAGACATCCACATGGCGGAACTGATCGAAAACGAACACTGA
- the lwrS gene encoding LWR-salt protein has product MTASYVFSVRFRLSPDAAVSVEPETFETTLYRPADPPGEDGWLFFRDNLWRGEVNDQRHARRLAEDALGVDVEAVEFRRFETDREHYDALKAAIADDLATFNADSVSEVLNKYFGSSVEVVS; this is encoded by the coding sequence GTGACTGCCAGCTACGTCTTCTCCGTGCGCTTTCGTCTGTCTCCTGACGCGGCCGTGAGCGTCGAGCCCGAGACGTTCGAGACGACGCTGTACCGCCCGGCAGACCCGCCGGGCGAGGACGGCTGGCTGTTCTTCCGCGACAATCTCTGGCGCGGCGAGGTGAACGACCAACGCCACGCGAGACGCCTCGCCGAGGACGCGCTTGGCGTCGATGTCGAGGCCGTCGAGTTCCGCCGCTTCGAGACCGACCGCGAGCACTACGACGCGCTGAAGGCGGCGATCGCCGACGATCTGGCGACGTTCAACGCCGACAGCGTCAGCGAAGTCCTCAACAAGTATTTCGGGAGTTCGGTGGAAGTCGTGTCCTGA